The proteins below are encoded in one region of Tessaracoccus aquimaris:
- a CDS encoding alanine racemase → MSGAEPRLGVEKGFPVSAVGATASEVVDLGLGIGDLLTPFIALSRDDLEHNAAVMADWVEARGLSLQPHAKTTMSTPMWDLQLRKGAIGLTVATLQQAVAAARAGIARVQLANELASVDQVRVVSSLSGGDTRFCVWADSPATVDLLEAGALPGSAPLDVLVDVGAEGGRTGTRSLDEARSLALRIAESPVLDLAGVAGYEGALAHDRTSESIERVRAYLALLGELSDWITAETGVEGVLSVGGSIYFDEVASVLGRLGRRVVLRSGAYLVHDHGVYERLSPLSPRVDPGLDHRACLVPAARGYARVQSHPEPDLFILEGGKREFAYDEGLPLPLRVQRDGVWRDLAEGLVSVATNDHHTFLRGVADLRVGDLIELGLSHPCTIMDKWRWIPVVDDWDGGHLVDAYRTEF, encoded by the coding sequence GTGAGCGGCGCCGAGCCCCGCCTCGGCGTCGAGAAGGGATTCCCCGTCTCCGCCGTCGGAGCCACCGCATCCGAGGTCGTCGACCTTGGCCTCGGGATAGGCGACCTCCTCACCCCGTTCATCGCGCTCAGCCGCGACGACCTCGAACACAACGCGGCGGTGATGGCCGACTGGGTCGAGGCGCGGGGGCTGTCGCTGCAACCGCACGCGAAGACCACCATGTCGACGCCGATGTGGGACCTGCAGTTGCGCAAGGGCGCGATCGGGCTCACCGTAGCGACCCTCCAGCAGGCCGTCGCGGCCGCCCGGGCGGGCATCGCCCGGGTCCAACTGGCCAACGAACTCGCCAGCGTTGATCAGGTTCGGGTCGTGTCGAGCCTCTCCGGAGGGGACACCAGGTTCTGCGTGTGGGCCGACTCCCCGGCCACCGTCGACCTGCTGGAGGCGGGCGCCCTGCCTGGAAGCGCCCCGCTCGATGTGCTGGTCGACGTCGGCGCCGAGGGCGGCAGGACCGGGACGCGATCGCTCGACGAGGCGAGGTCGCTCGCGCTGAGGATCGCCGAGTCCCCCGTCCTCGACCTCGCGGGCGTCGCAGGCTACGAGGGGGCGCTCGCCCACGACCGGACGAGCGAGTCCATCGAACGGGTCCGCGCCTACCTCGCGCTGCTCGGCGAGTTGTCCGACTGGATCACCGCGGAGACCGGCGTCGAGGGCGTGCTGAGCGTCGGCGGGAGCATCTACTTCGACGAGGTCGCCAGCGTCCTCGGCCGCCTCGGGCGTCGGGTGGTGCTGCGTTCGGGCGCATACCTGGTCCACGATCACGGCGTCTACGAACGGCTCTCGCCGCTGTCGCCCCGCGTCGACCCGGGTCTTGACCACCGAGCCTGCCTGGTCCCTGCGGCCCGTGGCTATGCGCGCGTGCAGTCGCACCCTGAGCCGGACCTGTTCATCCTCGAGGGAGGCAAGCGCGAGTTCGCCTACGACGAGGGACTTCCCCTTCCCCTGCGTGTCCAGCGCGACGGGGTGTGGCGCGACCTGGCCGAAGGGCTTGTCAGCGTCGCCACGAACGACCACCACACCTTCCTGCGCGGTGTCGCCGACCTGCGTGTCGGGGACCTCATTGAGCTTGGCCTCTCGCATCCATGCACAATCATGGACAAGTGGCGCTGGATCCCTGTTGTCGATGACTGGGACGGCGGCCACCTGGTCGACGCCTATCGGACCGAGTTCTGA
- a CDS encoding RidA family protein produces MTLDKQAYMSADAPRPAGPYSHAVSANGLLFTAGFGPQDPATGQVPDGVAEQTRQVLRNVGAALAEAGLSFEHVLKTTVHLQDLDRDFAAYNEAYSEFFTAPYPARTTVGSTLANILVEIDVVAAVPQGRG; encoded by the coding sequence ATGACCCTCGACAAGCAGGCCTACATGTCGGCCGATGCACCGCGGCCGGCCGGCCCCTACAGCCACGCCGTCAGCGCCAACGGCCTGCTGTTCACCGCCGGCTTCGGCCCGCAGGACCCGGCCACCGGACAGGTTCCGGACGGGGTCGCCGAGCAGACCCGTCAGGTGCTCCGCAATGTCGGTGCCGCCCTCGCCGAGGCAGGGCTCTCCTTCGAACACGTCCTCAAGACGACCGTCCACCTCCAGGACCTGGACCGGGACTTCGCGGCCTACAACGAGGCGTACAGCGAGTTCTTCACCGCCCCGTACCCGGCCCGCACGACCGTCGGCTCGACCCTTGCGAACATCCTCGTCGAGATCGACGTGGTCGCCGCGGTCCCGCAGGGGCGGGGGTGA
- a CDS encoding ABC transporter substrate-binding protein, which yields MSIRRVLAAALTGAVAVGLAACSPSAEGEGGNKSVNVVLANHPWTDLMKEKIPEFEQQSGIKVNLTTYTEDQLSQQLNVKLNAGASDVDVMMIRPLQEARLFDRNKWLADLAEKAQGDAEWDWSDFQPGPQESVTIDGRIVAVPLSTEREVLYYRKDLLDQAGIAIPTTLEELEAAAKQIHESSNGEVYGFVARGQLSAAVTQFSSFLYSSGADWVNEDGTSGIATPEAIAAYELYGRLLREYGPPGVTNMSWPEAMGVFTQGRAAFYAEADSLYTNATDPAKSKVVDSLGFAQFPAGSAGSRPTNVPAWAVAVPSASKNADNAWEFIKWATDKDNTRYVQENGVIGSRASAWDAAPNSVIPADLAEVQAASAKVGVGYSHPVVLNVARSREIVGEPIITAIEGGDVKASAEKASALFDEFLAAGGE from the coding sequence ATGTCGATAAGAAGGGTTCTTGCCGCTGCGCTGACAGGCGCTGTCGCGGTAGGCCTTGCCGCATGCTCACCGTCCGCGGAGGGGGAGGGCGGGAACAAGAGCGTCAACGTGGTGCTCGCGAACCACCCGTGGACGGATCTGATGAAGGAGAAGATCCCCGAGTTCGAACAGCAGAGCGGGATCAAGGTCAACCTGACCACCTACACCGAGGACCAGCTGTCGCAGCAGCTCAACGTGAAGCTGAACGCGGGCGCCTCCGACGTCGACGTGATGATGATCCGGCCACTGCAGGAGGCGCGCCTCTTCGACCGCAACAAGTGGCTGGCGGACCTGGCCGAGAAGGCGCAGGGTGACGCCGAGTGGGACTGGAGCGACTTCCAGCCCGGCCCCCAGGAGTCGGTCACCATCGACGGGCGCATCGTTGCGGTGCCGCTCTCGACCGAGCGGGAGGTGCTCTACTACCGCAAGGACCTGCTCGATCAGGCAGGGATCGCCATACCCACCACGCTCGAGGAGCTCGAGGCCGCCGCGAAGCAGATCCACGAGTCGAGCAACGGCGAGGTGTACGGCTTCGTTGCGCGCGGCCAACTCTCCGCGGCCGTGACGCAGTTCTCGAGCTTCCTGTACTCCTCCGGCGCGGACTGGGTCAACGAGGACGGCACCTCCGGCATCGCAACCCCCGAGGCCATCGCGGCGTACGAGCTCTACGGCCGACTGCTGCGCGAGTACGGCCCCCCTGGCGTGACCAACATGTCCTGGCCTGAGGCGATGGGCGTGTTCACCCAGGGACGAGCCGCCTTCTACGCCGAGGCGGACTCGCTCTACACCAACGCGACCGACCCCGCGAAGTCGAAGGTCGTCGACTCGCTGGGGTTCGCACAGTTCCCCGCGGGCTCGGCAGGCTCACGGCCGACCAACGTGCCCGCCTGGGCCGTCGCGGTTCCCTCCGCGTCGAAGAACGCGGACAACGCCTGGGAGTTCATCAAGTGGGCGACCGACAAGGACAACACCCGCTACGTGCAGGAGAACGGCGTGATCGGCTCCCGCGCGTCCGCCTGGGATGCCGCGCCGAACTCGGTCATCCCGGCGGACCTCGCCGAGGTGCAGGCCGCCAGCGCCAAGGTCGGCGTCGGCTACAGCCACCCCGTGGTGCTCAACGTCGCCCGCTCGCGGGAGATCGTCGGTGAGCCCATCATCACCGCGATCGAGGGCGGCGACGTGAAGGCGTCGGCCGAGAAGGCCAGCGCCCTCTTCGACGAGTTCCTCGCCGCAGGCGGCGAGTGA
- a CDS encoding carbohydrate ABC transporter permease: protein MTSTALEAWTNRNRKWIFAGPALIYIALLLVGPLAYTAFLSLTDARGSIQADFSFVGIQNYLTALTADPRFWPAAGRTLIFTAGALIAEMILGMVVALALHARLKTGAFVRITFLLPLVATPVAVAMMWLLIFEPTIGFANEALGWLGIPAQGWISEPATALPTLMLVDVWQWTPMVILILSAGLANLPQDQQEAAMVDGASGWNRFWHITLPTIWPTVMAAVLLRGIDAMKTFDLLYVTKGAGGGSRHEAETLNVYAYAQNFSYNDYGAASAISILFFAFIAIVIGILNGLGNKR from the coding sequence ATGACCTCAACCGCCTTGGAGGCGTGGACCAACCGCAACCGCAAGTGGATCTTCGCCGGCCCGGCGCTGATCTATATCGCGCTCCTGCTGGTCGGCCCGCTCGCCTACACCGCCTTTCTCAGCCTCACCGACGCGCGGGGCTCCATCCAGGCCGACTTCAGTTTCGTCGGCATCCAGAACTACCTGACGGCGCTGACCGCCGACCCACGCTTCTGGCCGGCGGCCGGTCGCACCCTGATCTTCACGGCCGGGGCGCTGATCGCCGAGATGATCCTCGGCATGGTGGTCGCCCTCGCCCTGCACGCGCGCCTCAAGACCGGCGCGTTCGTGCGCATCACGTTCCTGCTTCCGCTGGTCGCCACACCGGTGGCGGTCGCGATGATGTGGCTCCTGATCTTCGAGCCGACCATCGGGTTCGCCAACGAGGCGCTCGGCTGGCTCGGCATCCCGGCGCAGGGGTGGATCTCCGAGCCTGCGACCGCGCTGCCGACGCTGATGCTCGTCGACGTGTGGCAGTGGACGCCCATGGTGATCCTCATCCTGTCCGCCGGGTTGGCGAACCTCCCGCAGGACCAGCAGGAGGCCGCCATGGTCGACGGCGCGTCCGGGTGGAACCGCTTCTGGCACATCACCTTGCCGACGATCTGGCCGACGGTGATGGCTGCGGTGCTGCTGCGCGGCATCGACGCGATGAAGACCTTCGACCTGCTGTACGTCACCAAGGGTGCGGGCGGCGGGTCGCGGCATGAGGCGGAGACGCTCAACGTCTACGCCTACGCGCAGAACTTCTCGTACAACGACTACGGCGCGGCCTCGGCGATCTCGATCCTGTTCTTCGCCTTCATCGCCATCGTGATCGGCATTCTGAACGGATTGGGGAACAAGCGATGA
- a CDS encoding carbohydrate ABC transporter permease produces MKKSEPAEGRGTSSKLAGVVVVVYGLVCLLPLLWMIASSFKTSIDINDPSKALVFTPTLENYVKVLAQENFLFFMFNSAVVALVSTGLALLVGVPAAYAIARFKMRHTSSLILFSRVVPHITLLVPWYYIFAKLGLVGTYPSLILSHMFIAVPLVVWIMIGIFEVIPVELEEAAQVDGLTPIRAFLKVILPLGMPGIATASVLSLIFSWNNFVFALVLSGMETRTLPVAIFNFVGYASIDWGALMAACVTITLPMLVLAMVGNRYVVAGLTAGAVKG; encoded by the coding sequence ATGAAGAAGTCAGAACCGGCCGAGGGTCGGGGCACGTCGTCAAAGCTCGCGGGTGTCGTGGTGGTGGTGTACGGACTCGTCTGCCTGCTGCCGCTGCTGTGGATGATCGCCTCGTCGTTCAAGACGAGCATCGACATCAACGACCCGTCAAAGGCGCTGGTCTTCACCCCGACGCTCGAGAACTACGTCAAGGTGCTCGCGCAGGAGAACTTCCTGTTCTTCATGTTCAACAGCGCCGTCGTCGCGCTGGTGTCGACAGGTCTCGCGCTCCTGGTCGGCGTTCCCGCCGCGTACGCGATCGCCCGGTTCAAGATGCGCCACACGTCGTCGCTGATCCTGTTCTCCAGGGTCGTGCCGCACATCACGCTGCTGGTCCCGTGGTACTACATCTTCGCGAAACTCGGCCTGGTGGGGACCTACCCGTCGCTGATCCTCTCCCACATGTTCATCGCAGTGCCGCTGGTGGTGTGGATCATGATCGGCATCTTCGAGGTGATCCCGGTGGAACTGGAGGAGGCCGCCCAGGTCGACGGGCTGACCCCCATCAGGGCCTTCCTGAAGGTCATCCTTCCCCTCGGAATGCCCGGGATCGCCACAGCGTCGGTGCTGTCGCTGATCTTCTCGTGGAACAACTTCGTGTTCGCGCTGGTGCTCTCCGGCATGGAGACCCGCACGCTCCCCGTGGCGATCTTCAACTTCGTGGGCTACGCGTCGATCGACTGGGGCGCGCTGATGGCGGCCTGCGTCACCATCACGCTTCCCATGCTGGTGCTCGCGATGGTCGGCAACCGCTACGTGGTGGCCGGTCTGACGGCAGGCGCGGTCAAGGGCTGA
- the rimP gene encoding ribosome maturation factor RimP codes for MQESQIVALIEPILSAHGLELDRLDVTPIGKRSVLRVTVDGDGPDGHGPLLDDIAEASSAISAALDASPAVGSAPYTLEVSTRGVSKPLTEAKHFRRNAGRLAKVWVGEEQSIGRIVGVDGETLTLDVDGEQRELALPTIDKAVVQVEMNRAAAEDEEN; via the coding sequence ATGCAGGAATCGCAGATCGTTGCGCTCATTGAGCCGATCCTGTCGGCGCACGGGCTGGAACTCGACCGGCTCGACGTGACCCCCATCGGTAAGCGCTCCGTGCTGAGGGTCACCGTCGACGGCGACGGGCCCGACGGTCACGGCCCCCTGCTCGACGACATCGCGGAGGCGTCCTCGGCCATCTCGGCCGCGCTCGACGCCAGCCCCGCGGTCGGCAGCGCGCCCTACACGCTTGAGGTGAGCACCCGCGGCGTCTCCAAGCCGCTGACGGAGGCCAAGCACTTCCGCCGCAACGCCGGTCGCCTCGCCAAGGTGTGGGTCGGCGAGGAGCAGAGCATCGGGCGGATCGTCGGGGTCGACGGCGAGACGCTCACCCTTGATGTGGACGGCGAACAGCGCGAACTCGCGCTGCCCACCATCGACAAGGCCGTGGTCCAGGTTGAGATGAACCGGGCGGCCGCAGAGGACGAGGAGAACTGA
- the nusA gene encoding transcription termination factor NusA codes for MDVDLAALRAIERDREIPMEYLLKTLEDALLNAYHKTPHALRGVKVEVDRRSGKVSVLAPEFDDDDEIIGYFDDTPEDFGRIAAATARQVIFQRIREAEDDQKFGHFSGSEGDILVGTIQQDRDSKAVRVDLGALEAIMPLAEQVPGEDYSHGRRLRVYVVTVRRELRGPQVVVSRTHPNLVRKLFALEVPEIDKGIVEIKEIAREAGHRTKIAVKSNDPNVSSKGAFIGPMGQRVRAVTNELGEEKIDIVDYSDDPTKFVAAALSPAKVLSVTVVDESARACRAIVPDYQLSLAIGREGQNARLAARLTGWRIDIQPDVTAQS; via the coding sequence ATGGATGTTGATCTGGCTGCCCTTCGGGCAATCGAACGGGATCGGGAGATCCCGATGGAGTACCTCCTCAAGACCCTCGAGGACGCGCTGCTGAACGCGTACCACAAGACCCCCCACGCGCTGCGTGGCGTCAAGGTCGAGGTCGACCGCCGCTCGGGCAAGGTCTCGGTGCTCGCCCCCGAGTTCGACGACGACGACGAGATCATCGGCTACTTCGACGACACCCCGGAGGACTTCGGCCGGATCGCGGCCGCCACCGCCCGCCAGGTGATCTTCCAGCGCATCCGCGAGGCCGAGGACGACCAGAAGTTCGGCCACTTCTCGGGAAGCGAGGGCGACATCCTCGTCGGCACCATCCAGCAGGACCGCGACTCCAAGGCGGTCCGCGTCGACCTGGGCGCCCTCGAGGCGATCATGCCGCTTGCCGAGCAGGTGCCGGGCGAGGACTACTCGCACGGCCGCAGGCTGCGCGTCTACGTCGTCACCGTCCGCCGCGAACTGCGGGGCCCGCAGGTCGTGGTGTCGCGCACGCACCCCAACCTGGTCCGCAAGCTGTTCGCGCTGGAGGTGCCCGAGATCGACAAGGGCATCGTCGAGATCAAGGAGATCGCGCGAGAGGCCGGCCACCGCACCAAGATCGCCGTGAAGTCGAACGACCCGAACGTCTCATCCAAGGGCGCCTTCATCGGGCCGATGGGGCAGCGCGTCCGCGCCGTGACCAACGAACTGGGGGAGGAGAAGATCGACATCGTCGACTACTCCGACGACCCCACCAAGTTCGTCGCCGCCGCGCTGTCGCCCGCCAAGGTCCTCTCCGTGACGGTCGTCGACGAGTCGGCCCGGGCCTGCAGGGCGATCGTGCCCGACTACCAGTTGTCGCTCGCGATCGGCCGTGAGGGGCAGAACGCCCGCCTCGCGGCCCGCCTGACCGGTTGGCGCATCGACATTCAGCCAGACGTGACCGCACAGTCCTGA
- a CDS encoding LTA synthase family protein, whose amino-acid sequence MTSVRPTFTQRLLRPRHVWGRLIVLLLPVAVLGVWLKLLRIGNFFPAAGPVEVLAKVASDLAFGAAWMLLWMLACWFAKGTVRTVVFYLAHLATIVVGVFTVINHEYVSRTGNPLTWDEMAYAWRQQGELSSLLQSQMSSSVIALLAFAVLAPIVVPPLLGPLVSRLLRKRPGRKAKAAAVAVLALLLVLSSWSAPTVSAAFSLAAPVQLAVTPVREAMAYPEGLADPTVLPTPDATKLVDRDGKHKNLVVITLESHRATSTLPETRQSVTPVMDALAQSAIRPERGYAVLPHTSKALTAVTCGISPALDSENSEADPGSLPAKCLPELLGEQGYSSAFFQSATENFERRRGTVANFGYQDFTPVDEMSPIGFRRVNYFGYEDDIMLDPARKWLVAHSGQPFMLGMLTVTGHHDYALEGFDLIDFVDDPLLNKYLNGIHYQDQFVGHVLDMFKELGLYDNTVFVITGDHGEGFGEHRVFQHDNTIYDEGLRIPYLIIDPSKEGKLIEGPANQLAVLPTAVDLLGFDLVSDTQYKPSLMSDEPQGPVVATCYARGRCAATMDGDMKVIHHFGDRRDEVYDLSVDPYETNDLAAGTDSGWVSEQSDIALKWYLEAENAYAAYHESK is encoded by the coding sequence ATGACTTCCGTTCGCCCCACGTTCACCCAGCGTTTGCTCCGCCCCCGTCACGTGTGGGGGCGGCTGATCGTGCTGCTGCTTCCCGTCGCCGTGCTCGGCGTCTGGTTGAAGCTGCTGCGGATCGGTAACTTCTTCCCCGCGGCGGGGCCAGTCGAGGTCCTCGCGAAGGTGGCCTCCGACCTCGCCTTCGGTGCGGCGTGGATGCTGCTGTGGATGCTGGCCTGCTGGTTCGCCAAGGGCACCGTCCGCACCGTCGTCTTCTACCTCGCACACCTGGCGACGATCGTCGTCGGCGTGTTCACGGTGATCAACCACGAGTACGTCAGTCGCACAGGTAACCCGCTCACGTGGGACGAGATGGCCTACGCCTGGCGCCAGCAGGGCGAGCTGTCGTCGCTGCTGCAGTCGCAGATGAGTTCAAGCGTCATTGCGCTGCTCGCGTTCGCCGTCCTCGCCCCCATCGTCGTGCCCCCGCTGCTCGGTCCGCTCGTGAGCCGGTTGCTGCGCAAGCGCCCGGGCAGGAAGGCCAAGGCGGCGGCCGTTGCGGTGCTCGCGCTGCTGCTGGTGCTCTCCAGTTGGAGCGCGCCGACGGTCTCTGCAGCGTTCTCGCTCGCGGCCCCCGTCCAGTTGGCCGTGACGCCGGTGCGTGAGGCGATGGCCTACCCGGAGGGACTCGCCGATCCGACGGTGCTTCCCACCCCCGACGCGACGAAACTGGTCGACAGGGACGGCAAGCACAAGAACCTGGTCGTGATCACGCTCGAGTCGCACCGGGCCACCTCGACGCTTCCCGAGACCCGTCAGAGCGTCACGCCCGTGATGGACGCGCTCGCCCAATCCGCGATCCGTCCGGAACGCGGCTACGCCGTCCTGCCCCACACCTCCAAGGCGCTCACCGCCGTCACCTGCGGCATCTCGCCCGCCCTCGACAGCGAGAACAGCGAGGCCGATCCTGGCAGCCTTCCCGCGAAGTGCCTGCCCGAACTGCTGGGGGAGCAGGGCTACTCGTCCGCGTTCTTCCAGTCCGCGACCGAGAACTTCGAGCGCAGGCGCGGCACGGTCGCCAACTTCGGCTACCAGGACTTCACACCGGTCGACGAGATGAGCCCGATCGGATTCAGGCGCGTCAACTACTTCGGCTACGAGGACGACATCATGCTCGACCCGGCCCGCAAGTGGCTCGTCGCGCACTCCGGTCAGCCGTTCATGCTCGGCATGCTGACCGTCACCGGCCACCACGACTACGCGCTCGAGGGCTTCGACCTGATCGACTTCGTCGACGACCCGCTGCTGAACAAGTACCTCAACGGCATCCACTACCAGGACCAGTTCGTCGGCCACGTCCTCGACATGTTCAAGGAACTGGGCCTCTACGACAACACCGTCTTCGTCATCACCGGCGACCATGGCGAGGGCTTCGGCGAGCACCGGGTCTTCCAGCACGACAACACCATCTACGACGAGGGTCTGCGCATCCCCTACCTGATCATCGACCCCTCCAAGGAGGGCAAGCTGATCGAGGGACCCGCCAACCAGTTGGCCGTGCTGCCCACCGCCGTCGACCTGCTGGGCTTCGACCTGGTCAGCGACACGCAGTACAAGCCGTCGCTGATGAGCGACGAGCCGCAGGGCCCGGTCGTGGCCACGTGTTATGCGAGGGGGCGCTGCGCCGCAACCATGGACGGCGACATGAAGGTCATCCACCACTTCGGCGACCGGCGCGACGAGGTCTACGACCTGTCCGTCGATCCGTACGAGACCAACGACCTGGCGGCGGGCACCGACTCGGGCTGGGTTTCGGAGCAGAGCGACATCGCGCTCAAGTGGTATCTGGAGGCAGAGAACGCCTACGCGGCGTACCACGAGTCGAAGTAG
- a CDS encoding DUF448 domain-containing protein codes for MFLPAHPGCPDDVKGDGAACGSAVARLAKRVGSRAVTPERTCIACRGRAPQSELLRLVRRGDLVVDGTSPRLPGRGGYVHHGCLDLAGKRQSIRRNFGSGAVLDPSVGAPGGSSGDGGLR; via the coding sequence ATGTTCCTTCCTGCTCATCCGGGCTGTCCGGATGATGTCAAAGGTGACGGCGCCGCCTGTGGTAGCGCTGTGGCCAGGCTGGCAAAGCGCGTAGGATCAAGGGCCGTGACCCCCGAACGCACCTGCATCGCCTGCCGCGGGCGTGCGCCCCAGTCGGAGCTGTTACGCCTGGTGCGGCGCGGCGACCTCGTCGTCGACGGCACCTCGCCTCGGCTCCCAGGGCGCGGCGGATACGTCCACCACGGCTGCCTTGACCTGGCCGGGAAACGCCAGTCCATCCGGCGCAATTTCGGCTCAGGGGCGGTCCTGGACCCCTCCGTTGGGGCGCCAGGTGGAAGCTCGGGCGACGGCGGGTTAAGATAG